From a region of the Thiorhodovibrio winogradskyi genome:
- a CDS encoding uracil-DNA glycosylase, with amino-acid sequence MDLARSRRYLKAVGVVLWRPRDSFDAEPDRLFTGEAKWDLTTDLGTGDGIALSTAPPSQGRASTGAPPGTAPATPASTASGFVGIAAARAALGAVPGAAASKTTSGTRRSLPPVTPPATARPSSPPLDTPIASASPPAPAPSSLAPPGPAPVSLEPVTPAPGSPESAPSSLLQSADAQGIAAMDWPELENEVSQCRRCGLCARRNRTVFGTGNRHASLMLVGEAPGADEDRQGEPFVGRAGQLLTRMLAAIDLPREQVYIGNIIKCRPPGNRDPLPEEIATCRAFIERQISLVAPQLLLCLGRISAQALLQTGDALWELRGRWHSFGPNQIPLLVTYHPSYYLRSPAEKARGWADLQQVARRLRELSPAPGGE; translated from the coding sequence ATGGATCTCGCGCGCAGTCGCCGCTATCTGAAAGCCGTCGGTGTCGTGCTGTGGCGTCCGCGCGACAGCTTCGACGCCGAACCGGACAGACTGTTTACAGGCGAGGCCAAATGGGATCTGACCACCGATTTGGGCACTGGAGACGGGATCGCGCTCTCCACCGCGCCACCGTCCCAGGGACGCGCGAGCACTGGGGCGCCCCCAGGCACGGCGCCCGCGACTCCAGCCTCGACCGCGAGTGGATTCGTGGGGATCGCGGCTGCCAGGGCAGCGCTCGGCGCCGTTCCTGGCGCGGCCGCCTCAAAGACGACCTCGGGCACCAGGCGATCCCTCCCACCAGTAACCCCGCCGGCAACAGCTCGGCCGAGCTCCCCGCCACTAGATACGCCCATTGCCTCGGCAAGTCCGCCGGCCCCAGCACCCTCTAGCCTAGCGCCCCCTGGCCCGGCACCCGTCAGCCTGGAACCTGTTACCCCGGCGCCCGGCAGTCCCGAATCGGCACCGAGCAGCCTTCTCCAATCCGCCGATGCCCAGGGCATCGCCGCCATGGACTGGCCGGAACTGGAGAACGAGGTCAGCCAGTGCCGGCGCTGTGGACTTTGCGCCCGACGCAATCGGACAGTCTTTGGCACCGGCAACCGCCACGCCAGTCTGATGCTCGTCGGCGAGGCGCCGGGAGCTGACGAGGATCGCCAGGGCGAGCCCTTTGTCGGGCGCGCCGGGCAGTTGCTCACACGCATGCTCGCCGCCATCGATCTGCCGCGCGAACAGGTCTACATCGGCAACATTATTAAATGCCGTCCGCCCGGCAACCGCGATCCGCTCCCCGAGGAAATCGCCACCTGCCGCGCCTTCATCGAGCGGCAGATCAGCCTGGTCGCGCCCCAACTCCTGCTGTGCCTGGGCCGCATCTCGGCGCAAGCACTGCTGCAAACCGGCGATGCCCTGTGGGAACTGCGCGGTCGTTGGCACAGCTTTGGTCCAAACCAGATTCCGCTGCTGGTGACCTACCATCCCTCCTACTATCTGCGCAGCCCGGCCGAGAAAGCACGCGGCTGGGCGGACTTGCAGCAGGTCGCGCGACGTCTGCGGGAGTTGTCGCCGGCGCCAGGCGGTGAATAA
- a CDS encoding GGDEF domain-containing protein, with amino-acid sequence MMSFENVCPNSDGLLVAVARSLADPIFVIDETGRYRHVLGGAARQYYDSSEYLIGRRMHEVLPREIADQFLAVIRRALADNEVQTLEYRLSSLLCDGNRRDGPSEDQWFEGRVSPIESLPDADARAVAWVVINITQRKQLEAELERLAVTDELTGMLNRRAFIETADAAIARALRFGHPLQLALMDLDHFKRINDDLGHPVGDQVLRHVSKLLKERVRSTDVLGRIGGEEFALCMPDSHPGDAQVLVNDIREILRGQPADVDLGNGGRRKLPVTFSAGISSLASEDSNTIDLFIRADKCLYRAKHEGRDCVRGPG; translated from the coding sequence ATGATGTCGTTCGAGAATGTTTGCCCGAACAGCGATGGCCTCCTGGTAGCCGTGGCGCGCTCCTTGGCCGATCCGATTTTTGTCATCGACGAAACAGGTCGCTACCGTCATGTGCTCGGTGGCGCGGCGCGCCAGTACTACGATAGCTCCGAGTATCTCATCGGGCGGCGCATGCACGAGGTGCTGCCGCGAGAGATTGCCGATCAATTTCTCGCGGTGATCCGGCGTGCCCTAGCGGACAATGAGGTGCAAACCCTCGAATACCGGCTGTCCTCGCTGCTCTGCGACGGCAACCGGCGCGACGGCCCGAGCGAGGATCAGTGGTTTGAAGGGCGGGTGTCACCCATTGAGAGCCTGCCGGACGCGGACGCGCGCGCGGTGGCCTGGGTGGTGATCAACATTACCCAGCGCAAGCAACTCGAAGCAGAACTTGAGCGCCTGGCGGTGACCGATGAACTGACCGGCATGCTCAATCGCCGCGCCTTCATTGAAACCGCCGACGCGGCCATCGCGCGGGCGCTGCGCTTTGGTCATCCCCTGCAACTGGCGCTGATGGATCTGGATCATTTCAAGCGCATTAACGACGACCTGGGACATCCGGTCGGTGATCAGGTGCTGCGCCATGTCAGCAAGCTGCTAAAAGAGCGGGTGCGATCCACGGACGTGCTCGGGCGCATTGGCGGCGAGGAATTCGCGCTCTGCATGCCAGACAGCCATCCGGGCGATGCCCAGGTCCTGGTCAATGACATCCGCGAGATCCTGCGCGGCCAACCGGCGGACGTCGACCTGGGCAATGGCGGCAGACGCAAGCTCCCGGTCACCTTCAGCGCCGGTATAAGCAGTCTGGCGAGCGAGGATAGCAACACCATCGACCTGTTCATCCGGGCCGACAAGTGCCTGTATCGGGCCAAGCATGAGGGGCGCGATTGCGTGCGCGGGCCAGGTTGA
- a CDS encoding DEAD/DEAH box helicase — protein sequence MISEQNSVQNPPWADSEASLAISPLAESQTGSPACSPAGFAVFPLAEPLQRGLVRAGFSEPTPVQQAVIPAALAGADLLVAAATGSGKTAAFLLPLMQRLLAQPAPRAATRALILVPTRELATQIETHFFALGSYSRLGIGVIIGGAPRARQISILRKNPELIVATPGRMLDHLRAGEADLGDLECLVLDEADRMLDLGFAEDVLAILAFCNPKRQSLLFSATLHHRHLQALIGPALREPRVLRIDSPRAPSALIRHQLIRCNETAPKPAQLLGLLAAEPAARLVLVFVNQRERSLSLTEQLRATGHRAAGLHGELEQRERERVLGLFRAGQVRVLVATEVAARGLDIPNVDLVVHYDPPPRGDDYLHRSGRTGRAGVSGLAVTLVTATDWHRMDTIRRYLGLELEERVLPGLKGSFRIPPKRGKAAGAKSGKARARGGKPAAPTKAKGRWRDRKQIGRRRVPSDSSPPDSS from the coding sequence ATGATATCCGAGCAGAACAGCGTACAGAACCCTCCTTGGGCGGACTCTGAAGCCAGTCTTGCGATCAGCCCCCTGGCTGAGTCCCAAACTGGCTCCCCAGCCTGCTCCCCAGCCGGGTTTGCCGTCTTCCCACTGGCGGAGCCCCTGCAACGGGGTCTGGTCAGGGCGGGCTTTAGCGAACCGACGCCGGTGCAGCAGGCGGTGATTCCCGCCGCGCTCGCGGGCGCGGATTTGCTGGTCGCCGCCGCCACCGGCTCGGGCAAGACCGCCGCCTTTCTGTTGCCGCTGATGCAGCGCTTGCTGGCCCAGCCAGCGCCGCGCGCGGCCACCCGGGCGCTGATCCTGGTGCCGACGCGCGAGTTGGCCACCCAGATAGAAACGCATTTTTTTGCCCTCGGCAGCTACAGCCGCCTTGGTATCGGCGTCATCATCGGCGGGGCGCCGCGGGCGCGCCAGATTTCCATTCTACGCAAGAATCCCGAGCTGATCGTGGCCACGCCGGGGCGCATGCTCGATCATTTGCGCGCGGGCGAGGCGGACCTTGGCGATCTGGAATGCCTGGTGCTCGACGAAGCCGACCGCATGCTCGACCTTGGTTTTGCCGAGGACGTACTGGCCATCCTGGCTTTCTGCAACCCCAAGCGCCAGTCGCTGCTGTTCTCCGCCACCTTGCATCATCGCCATCTGCAAGCCCTGATCGGCCCGGCGCTGCGCGAGCCACGGGTATTGCGCATCGACTCACCGCGCGCACCTTCCGCGCTGATTCGCCATCAGCTGATCCGCTGCAATGAGACGGCGCCCAAGCCGGCGCAATTGCTTGGTCTGCTGGCGGCCGAGCCGGCCGCGCGGCTGGTGCTGGTATTTGTTAATCAGCGCGAGCGCAGTCTGTCACTCACTGAGCAGTTGCGTGCCACCGGTCATCGCGCGGCGGGTCTGCATGGAGAGCTTGAGCAGCGCGAGCGCGAGCGGGTGCTGGGCTTGTTTCGCGCGGGTCAGGTGCGTGTGCTGGTGGCCACTGAGGTCGCGGCACGCGGCCTGGATATTCCCAATGTGGATTTGGTGGTACATTATGATCCGCCTCCACGCGGCGATGATTATCTGCACCGTAGCGGACGTACCGGTCGTGCCGGTGTCTCGGGACTGGCCGTCACCCTGGTCACGGCCACGGACTGGCATCGTATGGATACAATCCGCCGTTATCTGGGATTGGAGCTCGAGGAGCGGGTGCTGCCTGGCCTCAAAGGGAGTTTTCGCATTCCGCCCAAACGTGGCAAGGCGGCGGGAGCAAAGAGCGGCAAGGCAAGGGCGCGCGGGGGCAAACCCGCTGCCCCAACCAAAGCCAAGGGGCGTTGGCGAGATCGCAAGCAGATAGGTCGCAGGCGGGTTCCGTCCGATTCTTCCCCGCCCGATTCTTCCTAA
- a CDS encoding FtsW/RodA/SpoVE family cell cycle protein has translation MTAANPASWRESWTARAPERHWLWLCVFAVSVGFLLIFGAQRSVERLIEARDLLPLALYVPSLMVVHLSLVAVRFRGDQLLVVAVALLSGLGILMHYRLGAFGADTLTGAIRQYALYPAGMGVMLLVTLGAMRGRYRHLASWPWLWALISLGLLAALVVTGQRYRGAIYAAGFLTPSEFLKLSLVIYLAAFISARAAALGAWRHGVLPPVRALLPLAGVWLVLCALLLWQRDLGMFAIVNLVLPLLLTLGTGRIGYLLLGLAAVSGGTLVLLRFFSHGARRIDAWLNPFADPTGASWQLLQGLSGMYSGGLWGQGFGAGNPEYIPIAASDFVYAVVGEELGFFGSVLVVMFFLLLFQRGFAIALRCRGLFARLLALGLTTVLMVQTFLNIGGVTKLIPLTGLTLPFISQGGSSLLASLMAVGLLLAISDGEPKSRGRTKRRKG, from the coding sequence ATGACGGCGGCTAATCCCGCAAGCTGGCGGGAGAGCTGGACGGCACGGGCGCCCGAGCGTCATTGGCTGTGGCTGTGCGTCTTTGCCGTCAGTGTGGGTTTTTTGCTCATTTTCGGTGCCCAGCGCAGCGTCGAGCGACTGATTGAGGCACGCGATCTGCTGCCGCTGGCGCTCTATGTGCCGAGCCTGATGGTCGTGCACCTGAGCCTGGTCGCGGTACGTTTTCGCGGCGATCAACTGCTGGTGGTGGCGGTGGCGCTGCTTTCGGGGCTGGGCATTCTGATGCACTATCGCCTCGGCGCCTTCGGTGCCGACACTTTGACCGGAGCCATCCGCCAGTACGCGCTCTACCCGGCTGGCATGGGCGTCATGCTGCTGGTCACCCTGGGTGCCATGCGCGGGCGCTATCGCCATCTGGCCAGCTGGCCCTGGCTGTGGGCGCTGATCTCGCTTGGGCTGCTGGCGGCCCTGGTGGTGACTGGGCAGCGCTATCGCGGCGCCATCTACGCCGCCGGCTTTTTGACTCCGAGCGAGTTTCTCAAGCTCAGCCTGGTCATCTATTTGGCCGCCTTCATCTCCGCGCGTGCCGCGGCACTCGGCGCCTGGCGCCATGGCGTGCTGCCACCCGTGCGCGCGCTGCTGCCGCTGGCGGGCGTGTGGCTGGTGCTGTGCGCGCTGTTGTTGTGGCAGCGCGATCTTGGCATGTTCGCCATTGTGAATCTGGTGCTGCCGTTGTTGCTGACCCTCGGCACCGGGCGCATTGGCTACCTGCTACTCGGGCTCGCGGCGGTGAGCGGCGGTACCCTGGTGCTGCTACGTTTTTTTAGCCATGGCGCGCGTCGCATCGACGCCTGGCTAAATCCCTTCGCCGATCCCACCGGCGCGAGTTGGCAACTGCTGCAGGGCCTGTCGGGCATGTACTCGGGCGGGCTCTGGGGGCAGGGCTTTGGCGCCGGCAATCCGGAGTATATTCCCATCGCCGCGTCGGACTTCGTCTACGCCGTGGTTGGCGAGGAGCTTGGCTTTTTCGGCTCGGTGCTGGTGGTGATGTTTTTTCTGCTGCTGTTTCAGCGGGGCTTCGCCATTGCCCTGCGCTGTCGCGGCCTCTTCGCCCGGCTGCTGGCACTGGGACTCACCACCGTGCTCATGGTGCAGACCTTCCTGAACATCGGTGGCGTGACCAAGCTGATTCCGCTCACCGGGCTCACCCTACCATTCATCAGCCAAGGCGGCAGCAGCCTGCTCGCCTCCCTGATGGCCGTGGGTCTGTTGCTGGCGATCTCCGATGGCGAGCCGAAGAGTCGTGGGCGGACAAAACGCCGTAAGGGATGA
- a CDS encoding peptidoglycan D,D-transpeptidase FtsI family protein has protein sequence MNPLATFNTLIDSPAWPTLQLGLHGLFFINLLYLLKRLFDLRAAAKLKALPKPKSLVGGGLVLLVLGGTFGGVLAYQASWQLMGMTRPDFIAFMQTYDRRQFNPAHRIARGRIADHRGQVLAYSEERDGRVQRLYPDGPAFAHVIGYQDPTFGAAGLEGSANAHLNGSTPADLRAWRDLGQRVVTQREPRGQDLVLTLDAELQRQAFAALDGRAGAVVMLRPGDGALRVLASAPAFDPNQLSAGLFQRGDPEARLLNRALQGRYPPGSTFKLVLAAEALAAGQTGPLVCAPEGFTTSARYPLIRDHDYYSARRSGMTWRGHGSLSLSRALAESCNVFFAKLGVQLGHERFAATLNDFLFGRRIPLHRSAHGSLTMVTGEAPRIAKTDQYGLAQASIGQGRVLMSPAHLALITAAIANDGLAVKPRLVASDQPEALARLMTATHARQLQGMMRRVVTEGTARGIAMAELAIAGKTGTAQNADGAPHSWFVGFAPADRRAPEQTLAIAVLVEQGGYGSTVAAPLARDLLLQAQQLGLLP, from the coding sequence TTGAATCCCCTCGCCACCTTCAACACCCTGATTGACTCTCCCGCCTGGCCGACGCTGCAGCTCGGCCTGCATGGGTTGTTTTTCATCAATCTGCTGTATCTGCTCAAGCGGCTGTTCGATCTGCGCGCGGCGGCCAAGCTGAAGGCGCTGCCCAAGCCCAAATCCCTAGTCGGCGGCGGATTGGTTTTGCTGGTGCTGGGGGGTACTTTTGGTGGCGTGCTGGCCTACCAGGCAAGCTGGCAGTTGATGGGCATGACCCGCCCGGACTTCATCGCCTTCATGCAGACTTACGACAGGCGCCAGTTCAACCCGGCGCATCGCATCGCGCGCGGGCGTATTGCCGATCATCGCGGGCAGGTACTGGCCTACAGCGAGGAGCGCGATGGCCGGGTCCAGCGTCTCTACCCCGATGGTCCGGCCTTTGCTCATGTGATTGGCTATCAGGATCCGACCTTTGGCGCCGCCGGGCTCGAGGGTTCGGCCAATGCCCACCTCAATGGCAGCACTCCGGCGGATTTGCGCGCCTGGCGCGATCTTGGCCAGCGGGTGGTGACCCAGCGCGAGCCGCGCGGTCAGGATCTGGTGTTGACGCTCGACGCCGAGTTGCAGCGCCAGGCCTTCGCGGCGCTCGATGGGCGCGCTGGCGCGGTGGTGATGCTGCGTCCCGGCGATGGCGCCCTGCGGGTGCTGGCCAGCGCGCCGGCCTTCGATCCCAACCAGCTCTCGGCCGGCCTGTTCCAGCGCGGCGACCCCGAGGCACGGCTGTTGAACCGCGCCCTGCAGGGGCGCTATCCACCCGGTTCCACCTTCAAGCTGGTGCTGGCGGCCGAGGCACTGGCGGCGGGCCAGACCGGACCCTTGGTGTGCGCGCCGGAAGGCTTTACCACCTCGGCGCGCTATCCGCTGATTCGCGATCACGACTACTATTCGGCGCGACGCAGCGGCATGACCTGGCGGGGGCACGGCAGCCTATCCTTGTCGCGCGCACTGGCGGAGTCCTGCAATGTGTTCTTCGCCAAGCTCGGCGTACAGCTCGGCCATGAGCGCTTTGCCGCGACCCTGAATGATTTTCTGTTCGGCCGGCGCATCCCCCTGCATCGCAGCGCCCATGGCAGCCTGACCATGGTCACCGGCGAGGCGCCGCGCATTGCCAAAACCGATCAATATGGTCTCGCCCAGGCATCCATCGGCCAGGGGCGGGTGCTGATGAGCCCGGCGCATCTGGCGCTGATCACCGCCGCCATCGCCAACGATGGCCTGGCGGTCAAGCCGCGTCTGGTCGCAAGCGATCAGCCCGAGGCCCTGGCGCGACTCATGACAGCGACGCACGCACGCCAGTTACAAGGGATGATGCGTCGGGTGGTCACCGAGGGCACGGCGCGCGGCATCGCCATGGCGGAGCTTGCCATTGCCGGTAAGACTGGCACGGCGCAGAACGCCGATGGCGCGCCCCACAGCTGGTTTGTCGGCTTCGCGCCGGCGGACAGGCGCGCGCCCGAGCAGACCCTGGCCATCGCCGTGCTGGTGGAACAGGGCGGCTATGGTTCGACCGTCGCCGCGCCCCTGGCGCGCGATCTGCTGTTGCAGGCCCAGCAACTTGGGCTGCTGCCATGA
- a CDS encoding cell division protein ZapA, giving the protein MSEDHPTPVTVQILEKEYRISCAPEERPGLLESARILDERMRQVRKSGRVLGGDRIAVMAALNLIYELMHERDQQTQVASRLKGLQERVSHAVTGESGTPTA; this is encoded by the coding sequence GTGAGCGAGGATCATCCCACCCCGGTCACGGTGCAGATTCTGGAGAAGGAATATCGCATTTCCTGCGCGCCCGAGGAACGTCCCGGCCTGCTTGAATCCGCCCGCATACTCGACGAGCGCATGCGCCAGGTACGCAAGAGCGGCCGGGTGCTCGGCGGCGACCGCATCGCCGTGATGGCCGCGTTGAATCTCATTTATGAGCTGATGCATGAACGTGACCAGCAGACGCAGGTCGCCAGCCGCCTCAAGGGCCTGCAAGAGCGGGTCAGTCACGCCGTGACTGGAGAATCCGGCACGCCCACCGCCTGA
- a CDS encoding TIGR02449 family protein, with the protein MSGFDFNLFEKQVDELVGLCDRLREENASLRASQEHLVAERAELIEKTELARSRIEAMVLRLKSLEDQL; encoded by the coding sequence ATGTCTGGGTTCGACTTTAATCTTTTCGAGAAGCAGGTGGATGAGCTGGTTGGTTTGTGCGACCGACTGCGTGAAGAAAACGCATCATTGCGAGCCAGTCAAGAGCATCTGGTGGCTGAGAGAGCGGAATTGATCGAAAAAACCGAACTCGCTCGCAGCCGCATCGAGGCCATGGTGCTGCGCTTGAAATCGCTCGAAGATCAACTGTAG